The sequence below is a genomic window from Dyadobacter chenwenxiniae.
TAATTTTAGAAAATGATTCTTTTCCGCTGCCGCTTTCGCCGGTAATGAGCACGGTCAGATCAGTGGCTGCAACCTGCACAGCCACATTAATCGCGTGATTCAGCCCGGGTGAAGTACCAATTATTCCAAAACGGTTCTTTATTGCTTGTATTTCAGCTGGATTCATGAAACGGGTACTTTTTCGACCGCATAACCGCGAAGTGTCGCGGCGGTCGTGTCTGTAATTAAAACGTCGACATAATCGCCTACTTTGAAATTTTCGCGGGGGAATATGACTCTTTTATTCTGGTCACTGCGTCCTGTGAAATCGTCCACAGAACGTTTGGAAGTGTTTTCAACCAGCACTTTCTGCACTGTGCCGATCAGTTTTTGATTGCGTTCGAGGGAGATTCTCTGTTGTATATCAATGATTTCCGCGAGGCGCCTTTGCTTAATGTCGGCCGGAATGTCATCCGGATATTTCTTGGCAGCAAGCGTCCCCGGACGTTCGGAATAAGCGAACATATAGCCGAAGTCAAAACGCACATATTCAAGCAATGAAAGCGAGTCCAGGTGTTCTTCCTCTGTTTCACTGCAAAAGCCTGCGATCATATCATGTGAAATCGCACATTCATCGCCTAAGATCCGGCGAATGCTGTCAATTCTCTCTAAATACCATTCTCTGTCATAAGTCCGGTTCATCATTTCCAGCACGCGGCTATTGCCATGTTGGGCAGGTAAATGAATGTATTTGCAAATGTTATCGTACTTTTTGATCATGTAAAGCACTTCGTCTGTAATGTCTTTGGGATGCGATGTGCTGAACCTTACCCGCAGGTCCGGGCTGATCTGCGCCACCATTTCAAGCAGATTGGCAAAATTTACCTGCGTTTGTAATGCAGCAGTTTCCACATTTGTAGAGATCCCTGTAATGCTGTTAGGGCCTTGCCATTTATAGCTGTCCACATTCTGACCAAGTAAAGTAACTTCTTTATAACCTTCATTATAAAGGTCTTGTGCTTCCTTTAAAATGGAAAAAGGATCACGGCTACGCTCACGACCGCGTGTCATGGGCACCACGCAAAAACTGCACATATTATCGCAGCCGCGCATGATGGAAATCAATGCAGTTACACCATTGGAATTCAGGCGGATTGGGGAAATATCTGCGTAAGTTTCCTCTCTTGATAAAAAAACATTAACCCCTTTCTGGCCTGTTTCGGCTTCTTCCACCAATCGCGGCAGGTCACGGTAAGCATCCGGGCCTGTAACAATGTCAACCATTTTTTCCTCGTCGAGCAACTTGGCTTTCAAGCGTTCCGCCATACAGCCCAGGACACCGATTAATGTGCCTGGTTTCTTCTTTTTTATTACATTAAGCTGCCTCAATCGCGTTCTTACGCGCTGTTCCGCATTGTCGCGGATGGCACAAGTGTTCAAAAATATGAGATCAGCATTTTCAACGTCGGAAGTAGTGGCAAAACCTGCCTCACGCATCACAGAGGCCACAATTTCGCTGTCTGCGAAATTCATCTGGCAACCGTAACTTTCTATAAAGAGTCTTTTTTTATTAATAGCCGGTTCATTTTCGGAAATACGGACTGTCTCGCAGGCTTCTTTGTCCTCCGGCGTCAGTATTTTCAAAGTATCAGCAATTCTATGTTCCATGGATGGGATCTTAACATCAATTTATTCGGAGAACCTATGGGCGTTGAGTTGCCACGTATCAGATTTTCAAGACTGCAAATATAGGAAGTTTTCAGTAAAAACTGACAAACTGTCATACTGTAAGCGGGCTTAAAAAAGGTTAAAATGGATAGCCGACGCCCAGGTTAACATTGAGGAAATTAGACTGCCTCCGGTTGAAAAGCCTTTTAAATTCCAGCTCATCCAGCACAAATCGCTGCAAGGCAGGATCATAGACCTTGATACCAAAATCAAAACGGAGAATAAAAAAGGAAAGGTCATAGCGAATCCCAAAACCCGTTCCGATGGCAATTTCCTTTAAAAATTTATCCGCTTCAAACTTTTGCTTTTCGGTTGCCGTGCTGCTGAGGTTCCAGACATTCCCGACATCTATAAACAATGCATAATTAATGTCTCCAAAGAATTTAGCGAGGAAACCTCTCCATTCCAGGTTTCCTTCCAGTAGAAATTCACCGGGAGATTCAATGGTCAGACTGTCAATGGTTTTTCTTGGAGGCGAAGAACCCGGGCCAAGCCGACGTGGTAGCCACCCTCTCAGACTATTGGAGCCACCTGCGAAAAAATACTTTTCATAGGGAGGCACTTTGCTATCGCCGTAGCTGTAAACTGCGCCCGTGTTAACCCTCGCAACAAATGCCGAACGCCTTCCTGTTGGCCAGTATCGACGATAATCCGCATTCCAGCGCAAATATTTGTAAAACTGCAAACCATCTCCAAAGACATTCTTGATCAAATTTTCCTGTTTGGGCAGAATATTGAGCGACGTCCCGCCCGATTCCAGCGCAACCCGGAAATAATGCGCGTTCTTTTGCGGACCGATCAGCGCGTTGGTGTTATAGGTAAAATTGAAATTAATGTCTGACACAAATGACCGCTGGAAACTATTGTAAAGGTTATTTCCCTGTTCCCTGAGCTCGTCGAGCAGCGCCTGAAAATCAGAGCGGATGTTTTGCGTATTCAGAATGTTGAGGTCAACCAGCGACAGATTAAATAATGTTTTGTTTGTAGGCTGCCAGGAATAGGTCATGGCCACCTTCACGTTCGTCCGCGTGTATTCGGGCCTGTTTACGTAATTATAACCTAATCCCACCTGCGTCCGAGGATTAAAACTCGCGGTTTGCTTTTGCAGCATATTCGCCGGCGTGAGCAATCTTGGAAATGTCAGCGAAGTGTTTAGTCCGATCTCTTCACTTCGATAAATGGAGCTGTTACCCAAAAAACCGGGCACGAGTTCGATCCCACCCCGGAGGTTAGCCTCAAAATTTTCAAGCCCGTTGAAAACATTCCTAATCTTATAAGACAAGTTTGCAAATGGCCCCGGTGCGCCTTGAAGCTGGATCACATTCAGGCCGATGTCAGTCGAAACCTGATATTTCTCCAAAGGAATTACTTTGAAATAGCTGTTGATCCCATGCCCTGTCGAATCGAGTGTATAGGTGTAGTTTACGAAGCGAAACTGATCGGTTAATGAAAGCTGCTGCTGGGTATCGCGTTCTTTCTGTTGACTGTAAATCGCGCCGGGCCGCACCTGGATTTTGCTATCTAAGATCCTGGTTGCGAATCGCTTGTCTGAAAAAGTATAACGAATTCCCCGAAAATTGACCGTGTCTTTTCTGGCATAAAGTGAATCTGCGGTTGAGCCGGACGGCGGCAACACCTCAAAATGGACAGAATTGATCTTGTATCGCTCCCCATTTTTGATCGTCCCGGGCATATCCACCCTCACTTTCACGTCAACTGATTTGAAAAAACTATCCGTGGAAGCATTGGTAATGGTGTCATTGATCAAGTAGGAAATGTTTTGGCGCGAAAAGCCCAGATAGCCTTGATTCCGCAGCAGTGTCTCAATCCTGATCCGCTCTTCTTCAAATGAATCACCATCATAGCGCTTTTTGGTTTGCAGCGCAGGGTTTTTATTATTTGAATTGATAATGCTGTCGGCCATATTGTTCCGCACCTGATACTCAATGCCCCGAATCATTGTCGGGCGTTTTTCAGCAACAAAATAACTGACGCGGATCCTGTTGAATGTCGTGTCCGGTTTATAGCTTACCGCCGCCTCAAAAAAACCATTGTTATAGAGGTATTTTTGCATTTTTTCGGCATTAAGGGCAACTTCGCTGGCGACGAAATAAACCGGTGCTTCGCCCAGAACCCGCATCCAGAAATTCCCTTCATCCACCCGCGTCTGCGCTTTTTCGAGTTTTTTAGCGTAGCGCCGTTGAATCTTTTCGAGCTTCCGGGGAGAATTTTCGTTTAAGCGCGATTCATTTTGATATTTTTGTGTGATTTCAATTACTTTCCGCTGCTTTTCTTCACGATTGTAAAAGAGCTCACCAAAGCGGTATAGGCCAACGTAAGGAAAAAAAGGTAAGCCCAGAAGGCGTCTGTTGGGTTTTTGCGGGATCAATGCTTCCAGTTCCGAGTCATTGATGATCTGATTTCCTTTGATCGAAGAATTGCCGAGATAATAGCTCTTGGCCTGGGAGGCGGGCTTTCGTGCGCAAGACGACAATCCCACTAAAATCAGGAAGAAATACCAGCTATATGTAATCTTAGAATTATTATTCAATGCTGTCAAAAAATCGTATAAAGTATATTAACTCGCTTAAAATCAAGAAGTACAGGCAACTTCACCAATCGTTTATTGTGGAAGGTGCCAAGAGTGTGCTGGAACTGCTCAATTCCGATTTTAACATAGAGTTTTTGTTAGTAACGCCGGAATTTCAGCAAAAATACGCAAGTATTTTAAGCACGCATAACACAATCACAGAAACGGTTACGGTGCAGGAACTGGAAGGCCTGGGGTCTTTCCAAACGAACGATTCTTGCCTGGCCGTTGCTAAAACGAAGCAGATTGAGTTTTTGTCTCCTGATAATTCAGAATATGTGCTGGTTCTGGATGACGTCCGTGATCCGGGAAATTTAGGATCCATAATCAGGATCGCCGACTGGTACGGCATCAAAAAAATCATTTGTTCGCATGATACAACCGATGTATATAATCCAAAGGTGATCGCTGCCAGCAAAGGATCATTCACCAGAGTTGACGTTTTTTACACGGATCTCACTTCTTACCTCACTGAAAATGCTTCGGACAAACCCATTATTGGTGCTTTCCTTGGTGGAAAATCACTTTATGATTTCAGTTTTGCACAGTCGGGCGGCTACATTGTAATGGGTAATGAGTCGAACGGGATCGGGCAGGCGGTTGAAAGATTTGTCACGGATAAAATTACAATTCCGCGGGTGGGAGAGGCGGAGTCGCTCAATGTCGGCATAGCGACGGCGGTTATGCTGGATAATCTCAGGCGGCAGATTAATGTTCCTGCTTAATGTCCAAAGCCGGTTTTGACTATAAAACAACCTTTACTCATGCGCGGCTTTGTGTGAGAGCTCTTCTGCATACGCTTTGCCCAAATAGTTGTCTATAAAATAATGCGCTACGTAAAGCAGGGGCGTGAGCAGGATCGCGACAAGACCTTTGTATAAATAGTTAATTGTCCCAACGGAGAAAACCTGGTTCAGGTCCCAGTTCCCGAAGACATAAAACGCAATGGTTATGACAACAAAACTGTCGATGAGCTGAGAAAACATCGTTGATCCGGTTGCACGCAGCCAGATAAATTTGCTTCCTGTTTTTCTCCTTAACCACGAAAAAACGGCCACATCCAATAGTTGGCCCAATAAGAACGCCACGATCGAACCGATCATGATGCCTAATCCCTGATTGAAGATCTTCGAAAATGCATCATTAATGTTAAATACATTCCCTGCTTTGTCGGTGTTGTTGATGTCCAGCCAAAATTGGGCAGGCGGCAATAATGTGGCAACAAGAATTGTAATAAAAGTGTAGGCAATGAAGCAAGCCGTAAGAAAGGAAATGCGTTTTACGCCTTTTCTTCCAAAATATTCATTAATAATATCAGAAGTTACAAAAACGACCGGCCAATTTATGACGCCAGCTGTCATATTGAAGTCAAGCCTTTGGCCGCCTATGAGCAATTGCGCCGGCGGAATCCCGAGCAATGTTTCTACCGAAAATATTTTACCGCCAATGATCTCTGCGATCAATGCATTGGTTAAAAATATCCCACAAAGCAGCAAAAACAAACGTTGCCGTTTTGCTTCCTGGACACTGGTATTTTCGATGGTCATTTATTTTGGCAATAACGGCTGATAAGGATCGGTTACATGGTCTGCTGCTCAGGCGATCACATCTTCCACAGTACGGGTTGACAGGATCCGGTGATTTTCAAGGAAGAATTCAATTTTATCCATGGCCTGGTTCAGTTCATCGATCGTTGGTAAAAACACAATCCTGAAATGATCATCGGAAATATAATTAAAACCCGTTCCCGCCACCACAAGCACTTTTTGATCGCTTAAAAGGTCATAGACAAACTGTTCGTCTGTTTTTAACCCAAATTTTTTCAGATCAATTTTTGGGAAAACATACAACGAGCCTTTGGGTTTTACGCACGTAATACCCGGAATGGAAGTAAGACGATCGTAAACCAGGTTCATTTGCTTGTGCAACCTGCCCGTTGGAACAACCAGTTCTTTAATGCTCTGGTAACCTCCTAATGCGGTCTGAATGGCATATTGCGTCGGCACATTAGCACACAGGCGCATGCTTGCGAGCAAGAGAATGCCTTCCAGATAGGATTTGGCTTTTTGTTTGGCGCCGCTCAGGATCATCCATCCGCCGCGGAAACCAGCAGAACGGTAATTTTTAGAAAGCCCGCCATAAGTCACACATAGCGTTTCCGTTACAAGCGAGCCCATGGGATAGTGCACCGCGCCGTCGTAAAGGATTTTATCGTAAATCTCATCGGAAAAAATGATGAGACCATGTTCTTCTGCAATTTTGGCAATGCGGGTCAAAACGTCCTTTTCGTAAACAGCGCCCGTAGGGTTGTTTGGATTAATGAGGACAATGCCTTTTGTTTTTGACGTGATCTTCTTTTCCATATCATCCAGATCAGGATTCCAGTCGGCCTGTTCATCACATACGTAATGTACGGGTGTGCCTCCGCTTAATGCGATGGCGGCCGTCCAGAGCGGGTAATCCGGAGATGGGACCAATATTTCGTCTCCCGAATTCAGCAACGCCTGCATGGAAAGCAGGATCAGCTCGCTTACGCCGTTCCCAATGAAGATATCGTTGATTTCAACATCCTGAATACCAATTGTTTGGGTGTAATGCATAACAGCTTTTCTGGCTGCGAACAATCCCCTGGAATCTGAATAGCCCTGCGCATTGCGGAGATTCATGATGATATCGTGAACAATCTCATCCGGCGAGTCAAATCCGAATGGGGCTGGATTACCAATGTTCAGGTTATGGATTTTATAACCCAGGCTTTCCAGTTCCAATGCTTTTTGATACGTAGCGCCGCGAATCTCATATTTAAGATTGTTCAGGCGCTGGCTTTTTAAGAATTCCATTGATTTCAGATAGGATAACCATCAAAGTTAAAAAATCAATTGTAAAACGTCCTATATGAGGCAGCAACATTATCTATAAAAAAATTAGCTGGCCTGAGGCAGGCCAGCTAATCTCAAACTATTACGTAATAAGGAAGTGCATTATCGGGGTGCTTTGAATGTCCATTTTTCGCTAAAGAATGTTCTATCAGTCGGTCCAGCTTGTTGCATCACATATTTTACTTCCAGCACTTTACTGCCGTCTGCATTGATTGTGAATTTGTTAACACCGGTTGGATCAAGTCTTGCAGACCTTCCATTACCGGCAGGCTGGCCGTAAAAGTTGGTCACACTTATCACTTTTCCGGTTGCGTCCATGGTAAAAACAGGGGCGAAACTTCCATAATATGAATCGGAGATCGCACCGGTTTCTGCATTCTTGCTTTTAATCGGGTGTCCTTCCAATCCGTCCAGGTAGGAAATGCTGTACATCACGACAGAATTTGCACCCGTCGTATGAAGATCCGAATTGATAGGGTAATAGCCGGTTATCAGTGGGTTTACTTTATCAACCATTGGATCGGTGGCAGTCACTGTGTAATTGCCATCGTACTTGTTTTTCGCATTCAGGCTCAGCAGAATTGTCCCAAAATTACCACTTACCGTTCCAGTGGATGCAGACACGATTGATATAGGCAAGACATAAGCTTTGCTAAAATCAAATTTCGAGCTTCTCACTTTTATGTTCACCGTTGCTGTACGCTGCCCTTTTGGTATGGTTACCTCTGTTGGCATGGTGTACAAATCGGGCGTAATCAGGTCAAAATGCGTCTCCTGCTCAGTATTATACTGCGTAATGGCAGCTGTGTCAAGACCGAGTGTTACCCGTATATCTTCGGGAGCAACACTAGCACCTGAATAACTTACTGTAACGGCATAATCATTCTCCTCGGCCAAGTCAAAAGCTTGGGTATACAGCGAGTAAGTACTGCCGGAAGGGGATACGAAGCTAGAAGGATTTTTAAATTCTACTACATTCGTCGACGTGTCCGGATCCAGGTTCATGTCGTCTTTCAGGCAGGAGGTGATGGCCACACCGAAGAGGAAAAGGCCAGCGATTTTTATTGAATATTTCATATGAGATTTTTCAGTTAGGATCCCAGAAGATCAAATCGGTAAATGGGTTAATCACTCTGTAATTGCCGGCATTGTACGATTGCTCGGAGGTCGGATAAAGAATTCTTGAAGGCAATTTGTCAGCGCGGGTAGAGGTTGACAGCAACGAAGCAATATTTTGGAAGCCATCGCCGTTTGGCTGGGTAACTGGATAACCCGTTCTCCTGAATTCATTATAACCTTCTTCTGAATTGATCATATTTACTGCAATCCATTTTTGGGTAATAATCGCTTCCAAACGCTGAGCAGCTGTTGTAGCAAGTTTAATGTTCACAAGATAGCTTGCTGCATTTTCGGCCTTGTATCCAGCGACGTCTTTGGTAACATTCTTCCCCGCTGCAACCACATTAGTCACGTCTTTGTACAGGTAAGTAAAAGATGCAGCGATGCCGGCATCAAAACTTGCCGCATAGTCGCCTGTAATGAAGCCTTTCAATCTCGCCTCTGCTTGCAAAAACTGAGCTTCTGCCAATAGCATCAACACTTGTCCCTGACCCGCACCTTTCAAAACTCCAAGGGCATTACCAATGCTCGAAGCGCTGCTGAACGTGCCGGTATACCAGGTCGAATAGTTGGTAATGATCGTTGGTGCATCTACTTCGTTTCCAAGCTGGTTAACCGGCGTGTTAGTTTCAAAGT
It includes:
- the miaB gene encoding tRNA (N6-isopentenyl adenosine(37)-C2)-methylthiotransferase MiaB → MEHRIADTLKILTPEDKEACETVRISENEPAINKKRLFIESYGCQMNFADSEIVASVMREAGFATTSDVENADLIFLNTCAIRDNAEQRVRTRLRQLNVIKKKKPGTLIGVLGCMAERLKAKLLDEEKMVDIVTGPDAYRDLPRLVEEAETGQKGVNVFLSREETYADISPIRLNSNGVTALISIMRGCDNMCSFCVVPMTRGRERSRDPFSILKEAQDLYNEGYKEVTLLGQNVDSYKWQGPNSITGISTNVETAALQTQVNFANLLEMVAQISPDLRVRFSTSHPKDITDEVLYMIKKYDNICKYIHLPAQHGNSRVLEMMNRTYDREWYLERIDSIRRILGDECAISHDMIAGFCSETEEEHLDSLSLLEYVRFDFGYMFAYSERPGTLAAKKYPDDIPADIKQRRLAEIIDIQQRISLERNQKLIGTVQKVLVENTSKRSVDDFTGRSDQNKRVIFPRENFKVGDYVDVLITDTTAATLRGYAVEKVPVS
- the tamL gene encoding translocation and assembly module lipoprotein TamL, whose translation is MNNNSKITYSWYFFLILVGLSSCARKPASQAKSYYLGNSSIKGNQIINDSELEALIPQKPNRRLLGLPFFPYVGLYRFGELFYNREEKQRKVIEITQKYQNESRLNENSPRKLEKIQRRYAKKLEKAQTRVDEGNFWMRVLGEAPVYFVASEVALNAEKMQKYLYNNGFFEAAVSYKPDTTFNRIRVSYFVAEKRPTMIRGIEYQVRNNMADSIINSNNKNPALQTKKRYDGDSFEEERIRIETLLRNQGYLGFSRQNISYLINDTITNASTDSFFKSVDVKVRVDMPGTIKNGERYKINSVHFEVLPPSGSTADSLYARKDTVNFRGIRYTFSDKRFATRILDSKIQVRPGAIYSQQKERDTQQQLSLTDQFRFVNYTYTLDSTGHGINSYFKVIPLEKYQVSTDIGLNVIQLQGAPGPFANLSYKIRNVFNGLENFEANLRGGIELVPGFLGNSSIYRSEEIGLNTSLTFPRLLTPANMLQKQTASFNPRTQVGLGYNYVNRPEYTRTNVKVAMTYSWQPTNKTLFNLSLVDLNILNTQNIRSDFQALLDELREQGNNLYNSFQRSFVSDINFNFTYNTNALIGPQKNAHYFRVALESGGTSLNILPKQENLIKNVFGDGLQFYKYLRWNADYRRYWPTGRRSAFVARVNTGAVYSYGDSKVPPYEKYFFAGGSNSLRGWLPRRLGPGSSPPRKTIDSLTIESPGEFLLEGNLEWRGFLAKFFGDINYALFIDVGNVWNLSSTATEKQKFEADKFLKEIAIGTGFGIRYDLSFFILRFDFGIKVYDPALQRFVLDELEFKRLFNRRQSNFLNVNLGVGYPF
- a CDS encoding TrmH family RNA methyltransferase, whose translation is MLSKNRIKYINSLKIKKYRQLHQSFIVEGAKSVLELLNSDFNIEFLLVTPEFQQKYASILSTHNTITETVTVQELEGLGSFQTNDSCLAVAKTKQIEFLSPDNSEYVLVLDDVRDPGNLGSIIRIADWYGIKKIICSHDTTDVYNPKVIAASKGSFTRVDVFYTDLTSYLTENASDKPIIGAFLGGKSLYDFSFAQSGGYIVMGNESNGIGQAVERFVTDKITIPRVGEAESLNVGIATAVMLDNLRRQINVPA
- a CDS encoding queuosine precursor transporter, which translates into the protein MTIENTSVQEAKRQRLFLLLCGIFLTNALIAEIIGGKIFSVETLLGIPPAQLLIGGQRLDFNMTAGVINWPVVFVTSDIINEYFGRKGVKRISFLTACFIAYTFITILVATLLPPAQFWLDINNTDKAGNVFNINDAFSKIFNQGLGIMIGSIVAFLLGQLLDVAVFSWLRRKTGSKFIWLRATGSTMFSQLIDSFVVITIAFYVFGNWDLNQVFSVGTINYLYKGLVAILLTPLLYVAHYFIDNYLGKAYAEELSHKAAHE
- a CDS encoding pyridoxal phosphate-dependent aminotransferase, whose product is MEFLKSQRLNNLKYEIRGATYQKALELESLGYKIHNLNIGNPAPFGFDSPDEIVHDIIMNLRNAQGYSDSRGLFAARKAVMHYTQTIGIQDVEINDIFIGNGVSELILLSMQALLNSGDEILVPSPDYPLWTAAIALSGGTPVHYVCDEQADWNPDLDDMEKKITSKTKGIVLINPNNPTGAVYEKDVLTRIAKIAEEHGLIIFSDEIYDKILYDGAVHYPMGSLVTETLCVTYGGLSKNYRSAGFRGGWMILSGAKQKAKSYLEGILLLASMRLCANVPTQYAIQTALGGYQSIKELVVPTGRLHKQMNLVYDRLTSIPGITCVKPKGSLYVFPKIDLKKFGLKTDEQFVYDLLSDQKVLVVAGTGFNYISDDHFRIVFLPTIDELNQAMDKIEFFLENHRILSTRTVEDVIA
- a CDS encoding DUF1735 domain-containing protein; amino-acid sequence: MKYSIKIAGLFLFGVAITSCLKDDMNLDPDTSTNVVEFKNPSSFVSPSGSTYSLYTQAFDLAEENDYAVTVSYSGASVAPEDIRVTLGLDTAAITQYNTEQETHFDLITPDLYTMPTEVTIPKGQRTATVNIKVRSSKFDFSKAYVLPISIVSASTGTVSGNFGTILLSLNAKNKYDGNYTVTATDPMVDKVNPLITGYYPINSDLHTTGANSVVMYSISYLDGLEGHPIKSKNAETGAISDSYYGSFAPVFTMDATGKVISVTNFYGQPAGNGRSARLDPTGVNKFTINADGSKVLEVKYVMQQAGPTDRTFFSEKWTFKAPR